One stretch of Chiloscyllium plagiosum isolate BGI_BamShark_2017 chromosome 17, ASM401019v2, whole genome shotgun sequence DNA includes these proteins:
- the LOC122558628 gene encoding zinc finger protein 239-like, with amino-acid sequence MDVKTTTHSREKPWKCGDCGKGFNYPSQLETHWRSHTGERPFSCSVCSKGFTQLSHVMTHQHVHTEEREFKCSDCEKSFKNQYALTEHQRVHNRRVPFRCSQCGKSFRTSSQLLRHQRVHTDERPFKCADCGKCCKSSKDLMSHHRVHTEDKPFRCSHCGNGFRRSSDLTVHQRVHTGERPFTCSQCGKGFTQSSHLLTHQRVHSSERPFTCSECRRGFTQLSTLQNHRRIHSEKRPFTCPDCGKGFTRSSTLLRHQRVHTDERPFKCTNCKKSFKSSGELMYHQRVHTDEKPFRCSHCGNGFRRSSDLTIHQRVHTGERPFTCSQCGKGFIQSSHLLMHQRVHK; translated from the coding sequence ATGGATGTGAAAACCACCACTCACAGCAGAGAGAAGCCATGGAAATGTGgagactgtgggaagggattcaattacccatCGCAACTGGAAACTCACTggcgcagtcacactggggagcgGCCATTTAGCTGCTCTGTATGTAGCAAGGGATTTACTCAGTTATCCCACGTAATGACCCATCAGCATGTTCACACGGAGGAGAGAGAATTTAAATGCTCTGATTGTgaaaagagctttaaaaatcaataTGCACTGACTgagcaccagcgagttcacaacAGGCGTGTGCCATTCCGCTGCTCCCAGTGTGGGAAGAGCTTCAGGACATCATCCCAACTACTgagacaccagcgagttcacactgatgagagaccttttaaatgtgCAGATTGTGGGAAGTGCTGTAAAAGTTCAAAGGATCTGATGTCCCATCATCGGGTTCACACTGAGGACAAACCATTCAGGTGCTCTCACTGTGGGAATGGGTTCAGGCGATCGTCTGACCTCACCGTACACcaacgagttcacactggggagagaccgttcacctgctcccagtgtgggaaaggattcactcagtcatcccacCTGCTGACGCACCAGCGAGTTCACTCTtcagagaggccattcacctgttcTGAGTGTAGGAGGGGATTCACTCAATTATCCACTTTGCAGAATCACCGGAGAATCCATTCTGAAAaaaggccattcacctgccctgATTGTGGAAAGGGATTCACTCGGTCTTCCACCTTGTTAaggcaccagcgggttcacactgacGAGAGACCTTTCAAATGTACAAACTGTAAAAAGTCTTTCAAAAGTTCTGGGGAGCTTATGTACCACCAGCGTGTTCACACTGATGAAAAACCGTTCAGATGCTCTCACTGTGGGAATGGGTTCAGGCGATCGTCTGACCTCACcatacaccagcgagttcacactggggagagaccgttcacctgctcccagtgtgggaaaggattcattcaGTCATCCCACCTGCTGatgcaccagcgagttcacaagtAA